One window of Candidatus Nitrospira kreftii genomic DNA carries:
- a CDS encoding hypothetical protein (conserved exported protein of unknown function) — translation MPNRHTSSLLSLFLLFVMPCPTMAAAESKPTPELAKHLIRIAGLAQPSPMVTIPAGTFLLGSKRVDGDPYGKWTQFDDTELPQQQVWLDDYEIDREEVSLGEYLSYLQKKKLHPSSELQKLIWHLITVHFVSDQTLSRWPALYVTWAEAQSLCTAKRARLPTEAEWEKAARGPAGNLYPWGEAPPTSTLAMFGQHHVHEIPILDAVDSHDDGKSPYGLHHMAGNVAEWIQDWFGFDYYAYMPERNPPGPTAGRYKGVRGGSWKSKRVMLRSATRGGGAPDQRSATIGFRCARASTAPLP, via the coding sequence ATGCCGAACCGTCACACGTCGTCTCTACTCTCCCTGTTTCTCCTTTTTGTCATGCCATGCCCTACGATGGCAGCCGCTGAATCAAAACCCACTCCGGAACTGGCCAAGCATTTGATTCGGATCGCTGGACTGGCCCAACCATCCCCGATGGTGACCATCCCTGCCGGGACATTTTTGCTCGGTTCCAAGAGAGTCGATGGTGATCCATATGGAAAGTGGACACAGTTCGACGATACAGAACTCCCTCAGCAACAGGTCTGGTTGGATGACTACGAGATCGATCGTGAGGAAGTCAGCCTCGGAGAATATCTCTCCTATCTGCAGAAGAAGAAGCTGCATCCCTCTTCTGAATTGCAGAAACTCATCTGGCATCTTATTACCGTCCATTTCGTTTCTGACCAGACGTTGAGCCGATGGCCTGCGCTCTATGTCACATGGGCAGAGGCACAGAGTCTCTGTACGGCAAAGCGCGCCAGACTTCCGACGGAGGCCGAATGGGAAAAGGCAGCACGCGGTCCTGCGGGTAACCTCTATCCATGGGGCGAAGCGCCTCCTACCTCCACTCTTGCCATGTTTGGGCAGCATCACGTTCATGAAATCCCCATTCTGGACGCCGTCGATTCACATGATGACGGAAAGAGCCCCTATGGCCTTCACCATATGGCAGGCAACGTGGCGGAATGGATACAGGACTGGTTCGGCTTCGACTACTATGCCTATATGCCGGAGCGAAATCCGCCTGGCCCGACCGCAGGGCGCTACAAAGGTGTTCGCGGAGGCTCCTGGAAAAGTAAGCGGGTGATGCTCCGATCTGCGACCAGAGGCGGGGGTGCTCCGGATCAACGTTCGGCAACGATCGGATTCCGGTGCGCACGAGCCTCGACTGCTCCGCTCCCGTAG
- a CDS encoding Regulatory protein AtoC — protein sequence MGIAGKVLIVDDEIEALENCRRILSRVPFDCVVSSDPTEAVKLIERERPGLVLTDLRMPIFDGIEVLAAAKRTDPSVQVVLLTAHATVETAVTAMRHGAFDYITKPFTSDELIQVARRAFDSKTSGGGDAPPYFADVSSGQAQVRWSEQTGRLVGNSPAMHEVVKLINRVAPTDSNVLVYGESGTGKEMVARLIHEASLRGDRPFIPLDCASLPDSLLESELFGHEKGAFTGAHVAKSGLFEAANGGTIFLDEVSGMTANLQARLLRVLQERHVRRVGGIRLTPVDVRVIAASNQDLEEQCKQGTFRHDLYYRLNVISIMLPPLRSRGGDILLLANEFLTRFAQRVRSDGHAVPTIASSAADILMRYSWPGNVRELQNVMERAAVLVDGAMVRSEHLPERLVQSTEKDVLPPEGASFKQAKQQAVEAFEREFLLELLKRNDGHMSRAAREAGVDRKTIERMVKKHGLRGSF from the coding sequence ATGGGAATCGCAGGCAAAGTTCTCATAGTCGATGACGAAATAGAGGCCCTGGAAAACTGTCGAAGAATTCTCAGTCGCGTGCCGTTCGATTGCGTGGTGTCCTCCGATCCAACTGAGGCAGTCAAACTGATCGAGCGCGAGCGCCCCGGTCTTGTGTTGACGGACCTGCGAATGCCGATATTCGATGGAATCGAAGTGTTGGCTGCCGCCAAACGAACGGATCCGTCCGTGCAGGTCGTGTTGTTGACCGCCCATGCAACGGTTGAGACGGCAGTGACAGCGATGCGGCACGGCGCGTTTGATTACATCACGAAACCCTTTACCAGCGATGAGCTCATCCAGGTAGCGCGGCGGGCGTTCGATAGCAAGACGTCCGGCGGTGGAGATGCGCCACCATACTTTGCCGACGTATCTTCCGGACAAGCACAAGTCCGATGGTCAGAACAAACCGGACGGTTAGTGGGGAATAGCCCGGCAATGCATGAGGTCGTGAAGCTGATCAACCGGGTGGCTCCGACGGATTCTAACGTGCTTGTCTATGGAGAGAGCGGGACCGGAAAGGAAATGGTTGCTCGCTTGATTCACGAAGCGAGTCTTCGTGGAGACCGCCCGTTTATTCCGTTGGATTGCGCCTCGCTGCCGGACTCGCTCTTAGAATCTGAACTGTTCGGTCATGAGAAGGGAGCGTTTACCGGGGCACATGTCGCGAAGTCTGGTCTATTTGAGGCGGCAAACGGAGGAACCATCTTTCTTGACGAAGTCAGCGGGATGACTGCGAATCTTCAAGCTCGTCTCTTGCGCGTGTTACAAGAACGACATGTGCGTCGCGTGGGGGGGATTCGTCTGACCCCTGTAGATGTTCGCGTGATTGCCGCCTCCAACCAAGACCTCGAAGAGCAATGTAAACAAGGGACGTTTCGGCACGATCTCTATTATCGACTGAACGTCATTTCCATCATGCTTCCGCCTCTCCGATCACGCGGAGGAGATATTCTTCTCCTAGCCAATGAATTTTTGACCAGGTTTGCGCAACGGGTTCGATCCGACGGTCATGCGGTCCCGACCATCGCCTCGTCGGCAGCTGATATCCTGATGCGATATTCTTGGCCTGGGAATGTACGGGAGTTGCAGAATGTCATGGAGCGCGCGGCGGTGTTGGTCGACGGTGCCATGGTCAGGAGCGAGCATCTCCCCGAACGTCTTGTGCAGTCAACTGAAAAAGATGTGTTGCCACCGGAAGGCGCATCATTTAAACAGGCGAAGCAACAAGCCGTGGAAGCATTTGAGCGGGAATTTCTCTTAGAGCTGCTCAAACGCAACGATGGGCATATGAGTCGAGCGGCGCGTGAAGCGGGTGTGGATCGCAAAACGATTGAGCGGATGGTCAAGAAGCATGGCTTGCGTGGATCATTCTGA
- a CDS encoding putative Histidine kinase: MRMRTIRGRIVWAIVLVGCIPLVIGLILAYVSGMQSLRDVIGGNLQAVAIQAADRVTMLVQSEVQAVRLLGSAPLRVRQPVEAANRSYPMDMSSAQRVIGERAQLWQVGDKRGGHLLDLELSRFLLETKVRGGDKVIGLLIADQHGALVAASSDPDHFYFGDEPWWKAVVAGSGDQVYVSSLIPAQEGSFRTSEETIDIAVPILDERQRVVIGAVKASYRFDTLFAMIKEIRIGQTGHAMLYDDAGNPLVCPILPRQAHRIPGQLMTMIVSSQPGWGIAEDDGHGATDTVVGYAPVAQLRLPDNPWHVFVRQQPAESYAPIRDQLRNLAIIGLVMLGLLWAIGRYVAARIARPIQLLQAGVEAISQGTYDRPLHIHTGDEFEELAVAVHRMADRLQASRAELEGLNQDLARRVEEKTQEITRHMRSLELAERLASLGKVASGIAHEINNPLGIILNRIECMEADASRSLLPAEVRRDLLAVRAQAERIVRVTRSILTFSRGTVSTLKPIDVNSVVRSSLAIAGERVSALSVRLVQLLASSLPPIMGDRDRLETVILNLINNAIDAVSPLGARGIVSIQTRAFQMEGQSWVEITVADNGPGIPCEIIGRVFDPFFSTKSGGQGTGLGLFLTYGIVSDHRGRIEAKNGETGAQFVVAMPAFSHSGMVEENVWESQAKFS, translated from the coding sequence ATGAGGATGCGGACCATTCGTGGAAGAATCGTATGGGCCATTGTACTGGTGGGATGTATTCCCTTGGTGATCGGACTCATTCTCGCGTATGTCTCGGGAATGCAGTCCCTCCGCGATGTCATCGGAGGGAATCTGCAAGCCGTAGCGATCCAAGCCGCCGATCGAGTGACGATGTTGGTCCAGAGCGAAGTACAAGCTGTTCGACTACTGGGATCGGCTCCGTTACGTGTTCGTCAGCCTGTTGAGGCTGCCAATCGTTCTTATCCCATGGACATGAGCAGCGCGCAGCGTGTCATTGGGGAGCGGGCCCAGCTGTGGCAAGTGGGGGATAAGCGCGGTGGGCATCTGTTGGATTTGGAGCTCTCCCGCTTTTTGCTGGAAACGAAAGTTCGGGGGGGAGATAAAGTCATCGGCCTGCTCATTGCGGATCAGCACGGGGCCCTGGTGGCCGCCAGCTCCGATCCCGACCATTTCTATTTTGGTGATGAACCGTGGTGGAAAGCCGTCGTGGCTGGAAGCGGCGATCAGGTGTATGTCAGTAGCTTGATACCGGCTCAAGAGGGGTCATTTCGAACATCAGAAGAAACGATTGATATCGCCGTGCCGATTCTTGACGAACGGCAACGGGTGGTCATCGGAGCGGTCAAAGCCTCCTACCGATTCGATACCCTCTTCGCCATGATTAAGGAAATTCGCATCGGACAGACGGGGCATGCCATGTTGTATGACGACGCAGGGAATCCTCTGGTCTGTCCGATTCTCCCTCGGCAAGCCCATCGTATCCCGGGTCAGCTGATGACGATGATTGTGTCTTCGCAGCCGGGGTGGGGAATTGCAGAAGATGATGGGCATGGCGCAACCGATACGGTTGTGGGGTATGCGCCGGTTGCTCAGCTTCGATTGCCGGACAATCCATGGCATGTGTTTGTCCGACAACAGCCCGCGGAGAGTTATGCGCCGATCCGTGATCAACTACGAAATCTGGCCATCATTGGGCTTGTCATGCTGGGGCTCCTATGGGCCATTGGGCGGTATGTCGCCGCGCGCATTGCCCGTCCGATTCAGCTGTTGCAAGCCGGTGTTGAGGCAATTAGTCAGGGGACCTATGATCGTCCGCTTCACATCCATACGGGTGATGAATTTGAAGAACTGGCCGTGGCCGTCCATCGGATGGCGGATCGGTTGCAGGCGTCGCGCGCTGAGCTTGAAGGACTGAATCAGGACCTGGCCCGTCGCGTGGAGGAAAAGACACAGGAAATCACCAGACACATGAGAAGTCTGGAGTTGGCCGAGCGGCTGGCCTCGTTGGGTAAAGTCGCAAGTGGGATCGCACATGAGATCAACAATCCTCTTGGGATTATTTTAAATCGCATCGAATGTATGGAGGCCGATGCGTCTCGCTCTCTGCTGCCCGCCGAGGTGAGGCGTGATCTTTTGGCGGTCCGAGCGCAGGCCGAACGTATTGTACGGGTGACGAGAAGCATTCTGACTTTTTCGCGCGGGACGGTGTCGACTCTCAAGCCGATCGATGTCAATAGCGTGGTCCGTTCAAGCCTCGCTATTGCAGGTGAAAGGGTATCAGCCCTTTCTGTTCGGCTTGTGCAGCTGCTGGCGTCGTCGCTCCCTCCGATCATGGGCGATCGTGATCGATTAGAGACGGTGATCCTCAATCTGATCAACAATGCCATTGATGCGGTCAGTCCCCTTGGTGCGCGTGGTATCGTCTCGATCCAGACACGGGCGTTTCAGATGGAGGGGCAATCTTGGGTTGAGATCACGGTAGCAGATAACGGTCCTGGGATCCCATGCGAGATCATCGGCCGAGTGTTCGACCCATTTTTCAGTACAAAGTCGGGTGGGCAAGGGACGGGACTCGGTCTGTTCTTGACGTATGGGATCGTGTCCGATCACCGTGGGCGGATCGAGGCAAAGAATGGGGAAACGGGCGCGCAGTTTGTCGTGGCGATGCCTGCTTTTAGCCATAGCGGAATGGTTGAGGAAAACGTATGGGAATCGCAGGCAAAGTTCTCATAG
- a CDS encoding hypothetical protein (conserved protein of unknown function), with amino-acid sequence MGIVPGYAYEVVEVEHGGTIEGTIRLDGPVPEPKGFNLVTFPDPAYCGRISNGRGWRLLHDFVVGHQGGLKDAIVLLEGVEAGKPFEVSVPLIEARDCMFQPFMTVVRNGHAVEVINMDPVMHDIQGYETSPEAGARVLFNTPLVMNHQHRRGDLHALHNHAPGKSLVGPIYLNKGRRTFYMQCGFHAYMESWAMAVNNPYYALTDAQGTFKIDQIPPGTYQLVVWHPQTGPGTTKFVVVQPDGKLVEQLSVPAPKGSRTAYKVVDNPRFGLESLGYSIDIQPLLEHQH; translated from the coding sequence ATGGGGATTGTACCTGGTTACGCCTATGAAGTGGTCGAGGTTGAGCATGGCGGAACGATTGAAGGTACGATCAGACTTGACGGGCCGGTGCCTGAGCCAAAGGGGTTCAATCTCGTCACGTTTCCTGACCCTGCCTATTGTGGCCGCATTTCCAACGGTCGTGGGTGGCGCCTGCTCCATGACTTTGTCGTGGGCCATCAGGGAGGATTAAAGGATGCCATTGTGCTTCTGGAAGGGGTCGAAGCCGGGAAACCTTTCGAGGTGTCTGTTCCGTTGATCGAAGCGCGCGATTGCATGTTCCAGCCGTTTATGACGGTCGTCCGGAACGGGCATGCAGTCGAAGTGATCAACATGGATCCTGTTATGCACGACATTCAAGGGTATGAAACATCGCCGGAGGCGGGCGCTCGCGTATTGTTCAACACACCGCTTGTGATGAACCATCAGCATCGACGGGGAGATCTCCATGCGTTGCATAACCATGCTCCCGGTAAATCGCTGGTCGGCCCGATCTATCTGAATAAGGGCCGCCGTACCTTCTATATGCAATGCGGATTTCACGCCTATATGGAAAGTTGGGCCATGGCCGTCAACAATCCCTATTATGCGCTGACCGACGCTCAAGGGACGTTTAAGATCGATCAGATTCCGCCGGGCACGTATCAGTTAGTGGTGTGGCATCCACAGACGGGACCGGGCACAACAAAATTCGTCGTGGTGCAGCCGGATGGGAAACTCGTCGAGCAGCTGTCGGTGCCTGCTCCGAAGGGAAGTCGAACGGCGTATAAAGTCGTGGACAACCCACGATTTGGTCTCGAATCGTTGGGATACTCCATCGATATCCAACCACTGCTCGAACACCAGCATTGA
- a CDS encoding hypothetical protein (conserved exported protein of unknown function), giving the protein MLVRFAVYSVLWSLVLGLSSSFADDRSAHDPEEFLAPKDGAPMIVIPAGSFPMGVPDGDRDGGRDEYPRHEVFVDTFAIDKYEVTNGSYLAFVKSTGHRVPQNPKNPTRNLWQGAHITDSLIDRPVINVDWFDAAAYCTWVGKRLPTEAEWEKAAKGTSDRRFPWGNVEPTAKHLNYNQRWIGEKTLMPVGSYEAGKSPFGVYDMAGNVWEWVNDWYDAQYYEKSPEKNPQGPKTGSKKVIRGAGWQNETPTVRIFTRVESDPMMRNESTGFRCAADAPLK; this is encoded by the coding sequence ATGCTTGTGCGATTTGCGGTTTACTCGGTTCTGTGGAGTCTAGTGCTTGGCCTGTCCAGTTCATTCGCCGATGACCGATCTGCTCATGATCCAGAGGAATTCCTCGCTCCCAAGGATGGTGCCCCGATGATCGTGATTCCAGCCGGCTCGTTTCCAATGGGTGTACCCGATGGAGATCGGGACGGGGGTCGGGATGAATATCCGCGTCATGAAGTGTTTGTAGACACGTTCGCGATCGATAAGTATGAAGTGACGAATGGATCATATTTAGCCTTTGTCAAGTCTACCGGGCATCGTGTACCGCAGAACCCCAAAAATCCAACGCGAAATCTGTGGCAAGGCGCCCATATCACCGATTCCCTTATCGATCGGCCTGTGATCAACGTTGACTGGTTTGATGCCGCAGCGTACTGCACATGGGTGGGTAAACGGCTACCGACGGAGGCTGAATGGGAAAAGGCAGCCAAAGGAACGTCCGATAGGCGGTTCCCATGGGGGAATGTGGAACCGACGGCGAAGCATCTCAATTACAATCAACGATGGATTGGAGAGAAAACCCTCATGCCGGTTGGAAGTTATGAAGCAGGAAAAAGTCCATTTGGCGTATACGACATGGCCGGTAATGTCTGGGAGTGGGTCAATGACTGGTATGACGCTCAGTATTATGAGAAGAGCCCAGAGAAGAACCCGCAAGGTCCAAAAACTGGTTCAAAGAAGGTCATTCGTGGCGCAGGATGGCAAAACGAAACACCCACCGTCCGCATCTTTACCCGCGTCGAGAGCGATCCGATGATGCGCAATGAGTCGACAGGGTTTCGCTGTGCAGCTGATGCGCCGTTGAAGTAA
- a CDS encoding hypothetical protein (conserved exported protein of unknown function): MRFCAARKACSLVVCASICVGALCWPISRSQAIDSLPGAPEFSGTLIKRVNGKQYRAQVFAKGDWLRLEYMYAIRTELGFAAIEIVRPDIGEIWYVLPQRKELLVTPLTEDVLPTRPQLAGETQRASVGDDEVAGRAARLFDVQTERHGRLERFYEWVDAETGIVLKLVSQDRDWSFEYERVRMSSQPTMYFEEPPGYRKRLSAANQRRVE; this comes from the coding sequence ATGCGTTTCTGCGCTGCGAGGAAAGCCTGCAGCTTGGTGGTGTGCGCGTCCATCTGTGTCGGCGCGCTGTGTTGGCCGATCTCCAGGTCACAAGCTATCGACAGTCTTCCCGGCGCGCCGGAATTTTCAGGCACGCTCATCAAACGCGTGAATGGGAAACAATATCGTGCGCAAGTGTTTGCCAAGGGCGATTGGCTCCGGTTGGAGTATATGTACGCCATTCGAACCGAGCTTGGCTTTGCCGCGATCGAGATCGTCAGGCCGGATATCGGGGAAATATGGTATGTCCTTCCCCAACGAAAAGAATTATTGGTGACGCCGTTGACAGAAGACGTTCTCCCAACTCGACCTCAATTGGCTGGGGAGACTCAGAGGGCCTCCGTCGGGGATGATGAGGTCGCTGGTCGAGCCGCACGGTTGTTCGACGTTCAAACTGAACGCCACGGACGTCTTGAACGATTCTACGAATGGGTCGATGCAGAGACGGGGATCGTGCTTAAGTTGGTCAGCCAGGATCGTGATTGGTCGTTTGAATATGAGCGGGTGCGTATGTCGTCACAGCCTACCATGTACTTTGAAGAGCCCCCAGGCTATAGAAAACGACTGAGTGCGGCCAATCAGAGGCGGGTGGAGTAG
- a CDS encoding hypothetical protein (conserved protein of unknown function) has product MIALSIRRAVWALFPLACLFLIFEPACGGTPSDLQKIQALYDNAEYQKALEESDKLDTETSGLPDARRLKVRTLVRLGNPNDALTEYDRLAQSLQQDDRMILREVALGFIVVLTKDMREQMRGAAYTALKEWQHPEAIPFLEDGLSDGSGLVRALAAEGLAKIDAGRSSPKFRQALGDQAVLVKEAVLKGFAKSDDVSVVSLVEPLLKDPEVRVRVAAAEVLCQLKRPKACDLLLRYAKAPNPDERTSAIRALVVRPSSSVYPLLIEASQHKQPSVRGAAATGFGHMPPAQAVPVLTRLLGDPLIPVRIAAAVSLGKMQGSDARSALNNALDDRDAAVRAFVIGGLLELNERYEIVAGSVRTLINTKEPAVRAAVARALGHAGQANREPARSALMLLVQDPVPRVRIAAIRSIAKVEGARAIELFTHNLHDEDDAVRATAGGALLAVAAPSR; this is encoded by the coding sequence ATGATCGCTTTGTCCATTCGTCGAGCTGTGTGGGCCTTGTTTCCGCTCGCATGCCTTTTTCTCATCTTCGAACCGGCATGTGGCGGGACTCCATCTGACCTTCAGAAGATTCAAGCTCTGTACGACAATGCGGAGTACCAAAAGGCTCTGGAGGAGTCGGACAAACTTGACACAGAGACATCCGGCTTACCGGACGCTCGCCGACTCAAAGTCCGAACGTTGGTGAGGCTTGGCAATCCTAACGATGCTCTCACGGAATATGACAGGCTGGCGCAGTCGTTACAGCAAGATGATCGGATGATTCTTCGGGAGGTGGCACTTGGATTCATTGTGGTCCTTACGAAGGACATGCGAGAGCAGATGCGTGGAGCGGCGTATACGGCTTTGAAAGAGTGGCAGCATCCCGAGGCCATTCCATTTTTAGAGGATGGCCTCAGTGATGGGTCTGGTCTTGTCAGGGCGTTGGCAGCTGAAGGGCTTGCTAAAATAGACGCCGGACGCAGTTCACCAAAGTTCAGGCAGGCCCTTGGCGATCAAGCCGTGCTCGTAAAGGAGGCAGTGCTCAAGGGGTTTGCGAAGTCAGATGATGTGTCGGTCGTCTCACTGGTTGAGCCACTGCTGAAGGACCCGGAGGTACGGGTGCGTGTGGCGGCAGCCGAGGTGCTCTGTCAGCTGAAACGTCCAAAGGCATGTGACTTGCTGCTGCGGTATGCGAAAGCGCCGAATCCGGATGAACGAACGTCGGCAATTCGCGCATTAGTGGTACGGCCATCCTCAAGCGTGTATCCCCTCCTGATCGAAGCCAGCCAACACAAGCAACCCTCAGTGCGGGGAGCTGCCGCGACAGGGTTTGGCCATATGCCACCTGCGCAAGCTGTACCCGTATTGACACGACTGCTGGGGGATCCACTCATCCCGGTTCGAATCGCTGCCGCGGTGAGTTTAGGCAAGATGCAGGGTTCGGACGCACGGTCGGCTCTGAATAATGCGCTCGATGACCGCGACGCCGCGGTGAGGGCGTTTGTGATCGGTGGGCTGCTCGAGCTCAATGAACGGTATGAGATCGTAGCCGGCTCGGTTCGAACACTTATCAATACGAAAGAGCCGGCGGTTCGTGCTGCCGTGGCAAGGGCCTTAGGGCATGCGGGACAGGCAAATCGAGAACCGGCGCGGTCGGCGTTGATGCTACTGGTACAGGATCCTGTCCCTCGTGTAAGGATTGCAGCGATCCGATCGATCGCGAAGGTCGAAGGCGCGCGCGCGATAGAGTTGTTCACGCACAATCTGCATGACGAGGATGATGCCGTTCGAGCTACCGCAGGGGGTGCACTATTGGCAGTCGCTGCACCGAGCCGATAG
- a CDS encoding hypothetical protein (conserved protein of unknown function): MRQLYWIFVLVWSVLLFGQQASALEFTADQVTKIDGKLHKAYIYYRDAMWRIEHHSTGPVNVSIVRKDKQIVWLLLSRIKHFKTIPYRPDHDLRVRVQLEGEISRQEIGSEVREGHPTVLYEVTTKQGERVDAYYQWVATDLHFPMKLAKKDGSWIVEYQHVKKRSVSDYLFNLPVNFQPLEAFDTPEPKSNGPTM; the protein is encoded by the coding sequence ATGCGTCAGCTCTATTGGATATTCGTGCTGGTGTGGAGCGTACTCCTGTTTGGACAACAGGCTTCAGCCCTGGAGTTTACCGCTGATCAGGTCACCAAGATCGATGGTAAGTTGCACAAAGCCTACATCTATTACCGTGATGCCATGTGGCGGATCGAACACCATAGCACGGGACCGGTGAACGTCAGCATCGTACGAAAAGACAAACAGATCGTCTGGCTTTTACTTTCAAGAATAAAACACTTCAAGACCATTCCCTACCGCCCTGACCATGACTTGAGGGTGCGTGTGCAGCTGGAGGGGGAAATCTCGCGTCAGGAGATCGGTTCTGAAGTACGCGAAGGTCATCCCACGGTGCTCTACGAAGTCACCACAAAACAAGGGGAACGAGTCGATGCCTACTATCAGTGGGTCGCGACAGATCTACATTTCCCCATGAAGCTGGCCAAGAAAGACGGCAGCTGGATCGTCGAGTATCAACACGTAAAAAAGCGCTCCGTTTCAGACTACCTGTTTAACTTACCGGTGAACTTTCAACCACTGGAAGCATTTGACACGCCGGAGCCCAAATCGAACGGGCCAACTATGTGA
- a CDS encoding putative Serine protease, with translation MSHLVCAPVRFMGLFACVVSVATLLVPSLEVRAEVSPLSQDAFLRAKHVTVGILAETQDQRVPERPGKIAVRGTGVHLRDGYVITARHAAEKHDLSGGTIIQKQIRLLTHDFHELSADLVGDSAFMDAVVYRIVEQHRSKLQVETSFSTEDVLPGMEVFTVGYPLGWGPTMAFGRLGNTNTFLQTVDTRLIQADLSVCSGNSGGGLFNAQGEVVGILHAVIQTDKEETQAYCSRMAFAIPGSLAERIVQAALSGKPLLFSKLGIHMTSVKDGTKLRMAVKDVAEPAKTAGIQKHDILLAIENTEIVDGAQLKNYLIERTTPGQEVAVKVRRVDADLTFHVVLGGGEK, from the coding sequence ATGAGTCATCTCGTCTGTGCGCCGGTTCGGTTCATGGGCCTATTCGCGTGTGTCGTGAGTGTGGCCACATTATTGGTGCCAAGTCTCGAGGTCAGAGCTGAAGTCTCGCCGCTCAGCCAGGACGCATTTCTTCGAGCGAAGCACGTGACGGTGGGGATTCTGGCGGAGACTCAGGACCAGCGCGTGCCGGAAAGGCCCGGAAAAATTGCAGTCCGAGGAACAGGGGTTCACTTACGAGATGGCTATGTGATTACGGCAAGACATGCCGCGGAAAAGCATGATCTCTCGGGAGGGACGATCATTCAGAAACAGATCCGCCTACTGACGCATGATTTCCATGAGCTTTCCGCCGACCTCGTGGGGGATAGCGCATTTATGGATGCGGTTGTGTATCGGATTGTCGAACAGCATCGCTCTAAACTGCAGGTTGAGACATCCTTTTCGACGGAGGACGTTTTACCGGGAATGGAGGTCTTCACGGTCGGTTATCCGCTTGGCTGGGGGCCCACGATGGCCTTTGGGAGGCTCGGCAATACCAACACGTTCCTGCAAACCGTCGATACTCGACTGATTCAGGCAGACCTGTCGGTCTGCAGTGGAAACTCCGGAGGTGGACTGTTCAATGCCCAAGGAGAAGTTGTCGGTATTCTCCATGCGGTCATTCAAACGGATAAAGAAGAGACCCAGGCGTACTGTAGCCGCATGGCTTTTGCCATTCCGGGAAGCCTCGCCGAGCGTATCGTCCAAGCCGCTCTTTCAGGGAAGCCGCTTCTGTTCTCGAAACTGGGGATCCATATGACGTCGGTGAAAGATGGGACGAAGTTGCGAATGGCGGTGAAGGATGTCGCGGAGCCGGCGAAGACGGCAGGTATTCAAAAGCACGATATCCTGCTGGCAATAGAGAATACGGAAATTGTGGATGGTGCCCAGTTAAAAAACTATCTGATCGAGCGCACCACCCCGGGCCAAGAGGTTGCCGTTAAAGTTCGCCGAGTCGATGCGGATCTGACGTTTCATGTGGTGTTAGGTGGGGGAGAAAAGTAG